Proteins from one Sylvia atricapilla isolate bSylAtr1 chromosome 1, bSylAtr1.pri, whole genome shotgun sequence genomic window:
- the LOC136357725 gene encoding tigger transposable element-derived protein 3-like isoform X2: protein MKEDRQHPVDLGYAITKPDILAEVERGDDGVVAAAGRYGEHQSPRPPAGPSQGDWQGKEVKSEDAVSPPPRSPPARHTGPADFLAPLPERGCSYCGILEPEPNPGAGTGAFIAAPPAFESRRCRPGEPPLDCAECGRGAGQKPDLVRHRLGRGTELGPACGRCARGLAEPMGLGTTGSPHRPGPCSGRSPGAAEGTTAAPRKERKELSLTEKVRVLEMLEGPKVSQSELAKRFGVSQPQICRIIKNKERILSEWHRNGDPERKRKRDGKDAALEAALLRWVEGAHAADLPVGRPLLQLRARHPARPEPEPSGGWLARLGARHGLASKKPPAEKGDAEQPTAEHWAGVVLPRLLRSYAPAEIFACGETAVPLPAGGPGERLTLLLCANASGSEKVPLRAVGDSPRPRCLRGVNLEQMPWSYRAGSLAGLTAPLFAEWLREFNEAMRRRGKSVLLLLAKHEAHPYLQLSNVRMVFVPLAAALAQPLDRGIAGDLKGHYRRRLLRWLPAERGAGQPSLLDVLHMLAQAWGDVHPGLIAGCFRAAGFAPDASAEAVSLTSAPGPHSREQLGHDGDAAEADGDEGMAEGEDAGELAAVPPCPSEREVWRSLATLRRYLECQATSPDLFQAFYELEDAVHMVSAGAGRAFLGDTPAKQ from the exons ATGAAGGAGGACCGCCAGCATCCCGTCGATCTGG GTTACGCCATCACCAAACCTGACATCCTGGCCGAGGTGGAGCGAGGGGACGACGGGGTGGTGGCGGCAGCGGGGCGTTACGGGGAGCACCAGAGCCCCCGGCCACCCGCCGGGCCCTCCCAGG GGGactggcaggggaaggaggtgaAGAGCGAGGACGCGGTGTCCCCACCGCCGCGCTCCCCCCCAGCCCGCCACACCGGCCCCGCCGACTTCCTCGCCCCGCTGCCGGAACGGGGCTGCAGCTACTGCGGCATCCTCGAGCCAGAGCCGAATCCCGGAGCCGGTACCGGGGCGTTCATCGCCGCACCTCCCGCCTTCGAGAGCCGCCGCTGCCGgcccggggagccgccgctGGATTGTGCCGAGTGCGGCCGAGGCGCCGGGCAGAAGCCGGACCTGGTGCGGCACCGGCTGGGGCGCGGCACGGAGCTCGGCCCCGCCTGCGGCCGCTGTGCCAGAGGCCTCGCCGAGCCGATGGGGCTGGGGACCACGGGCAGCCCCCACCGCCCGGGCCCCTGCAGCGGGCGCTCCCCGGGCGCGGCCGAGGGAACGACGGCAGCGCCGCGGAAAGAGCGGAAGGAGCTGTCGCTGACCGAGAAGGTGCGCgtgctggagatgctggaggGCCCCAAGGTGTCACAGAGCGAGCTGGCCAAGCGCTTCGGCGTGTCGCAGCCCCAGATCTGCCGCATCATCAAGAACAAGGAGCGCATCCTGAGCGAGTGGCACCGCAACGGCGACCCCGAGCGCAAGCGCAAGCGGGACGGGAAGGACGCGGCGCTGGAGGCCGCGCTGCTGCGCTGGGTGGAGGGTGCCCACGCTGCTGACCTGCCCGTGGGCCGCccgctgctgcagctcagggccagGCACCCGGCCCGGCCCGAGCCCGAGCCCAGCGGCGGCTGGCTGGCTCGCCTGGGCGCTCGCCACGGCCTCGCCAGCAAGAAGCCTCCGGCGGAGAAAGGGGACGCGGAGCAGCCCACGGCGGAGCACTGGGCCGGCGTGGTGCTGCCCAGGCTCCTCCGCAGCTACGCGCCCGCCGAGATCTTCGCCTGCGGGGAGACCGCGGTGCCGCTCCCGGCCGGCGGCCCCGGCGAGCGGCTGACGCTGCTGCTGTGCGCCAACGCCAGCGGCTCGGAGAAGGTGCCGCTGCGGGCGGTGGGGGACAGCCCCCGGCCGCGCTGCCTGCGAGGCGTCAACCTGGAGCAGATGCCGTGGAGCTACCGCGCCGGCAGCCTGGCCGGCCTGACCGCCCCGCTCTTCGCCGAGTGGCTGCGGGAGTTCAACGAGGCGATGCGGCGGCGGGGCAAGAGcgtcctgctgctgctggccaagcacGAGGCGCACCCCTACCTCCAGCTGTCCAACGTCAGGATGGTCTTCGTCCCTCTGGCCGCCGCCCTGGCCCAGCCGCTGGACCGCGGCATCGCCGGCGACCTCAAGGGCCACTACCGGCGGCGGCTGCTGCGGTGGCTGCCGGCGGAGCGCGGCGCAGGGCAGCCCAGCCTGCTGGATGTGCTGCACATGTTGGCGCAAGCCTGGGGCGATGTCCACCCGGGCCTCATCGCCGGCTGCTTCCGCGCCGCCGGCTTCGCCCCCGACGCCAGCGCCGAGGCCGTGTCCCTCACCTCGGCGCCCGGCCCGCACAGCcgggagcagctggggcacGACGGGGACGCGGCCGAGGCGGACGGGGACGAGGGGATGGCGGAGGGCGAGGACGCGGGCGAGCTGGCGGCCGTGCCGCCCTGCCCCTCGGAGCGGGAGGTGTGGAGGAGCCTGGCCACGCTGCGGCGGTACCTGGAGTGCCAGGCCACCTCGCCGGATCTCTTCCAGGCTTTCTACGAGCTGGAGGACGCCGTGCACATGGTGTCAGCCGGCGCGGGGAGAGCCTTCCTCGGGGACACCCCGGCCAAGCAGTGA
- the LOC136357725 gene encoding tigger transposable element-derived protein 3-like isoform X1: MSSPVASPLASPVASAAVPALVSVTGYAITKPDILAEVERGDDGVVAAAGRYGEHQSPRPPAGPSQGDWQGKEVKSEDAVSPPPRSPPARHTGPADFLAPLPERGCSYCGILEPEPNPGAGTGAFIAAPPAFESRRCRPGEPPLDCAECGRGAGQKPDLVRHRLGRGTELGPACGRCARGLAEPMGLGTTGSPHRPGPCSGRSPGAAEGTTAAPRKERKELSLTEKVRVLEMLEGPKVSQSELAKRFGVSQPQICRIIKNKERILSEWHRNGDPERKRKRDGKDAALEAALLRWVEGAHAADLPVGRPLLQLRARHPARPEPEPSGGWLARLGARHGLASKKPPAEKGDAEQPTAEHWAGVVLPRLLRSYAPAEIFACGETAVPLPAGGPGERLTLLLCANASGSEKVPLRAVGDSPRPRCLRGVNLEQMPWSYRAGSLAGLTAPLFAEWLREFNEAMRRRGKSVLLLLAKHEAHPYLQLSNVRMVFVPLAAALAQPLDRGIAGDLKGHYRRRLLRWLPAERGAGQPSLLDVLHMLAQAWGDVHPGLIAGCFRAAGFAPDASAEAVSLTSAPGPHSREQLGHDGDAAEADGDEGMAEGEDAGELAAVPPCPSEREVWRSLATLRRYLECQATSPDLFQAFYELEDAVHMVSAGAGRAFLGDTPAKQ; the protein is encoded by the exons ATGTCATCACCGGTGGCATCTCCATTGGCATCGCCAGTGGCATCAGCggctgtccctgctcttgtCTCTGTGACAGGTTACGCCATCACCAAACCTGACATCCTGGCCGAGGTGGAGCGAGGGGACGACGGGGTGGTGGCGGCAGCGGGGCGTTACGGGGAGCACCAGAGCCCCCGGCCACCCGCCGGGCCCTCCCAGG GGGactggcaggggaaggaggtgaAGAGCGAGGACGCGGTGTCCCCACCGCCGCGCTCCCCCCCAGCCCGCCACACCGGCCCCGCCGACTTCCTCGCCCCGCTGCCGGAACGGGGCTGCAGCTACTGCGGCATCCTCGAGCCAGAGCCGAATCCCGGAGCCGGTACCGGGGCGTTCATCGCCGCACCTCCCGCCTTCGAGAGCCGCCGCTGCCGgcccggggagccgccgctGGATTGTGCCGAGTGCGGCCGAGGCGCCGGGCAGAAGCCGGACCTGGTGCGGCACCGGCTGGGGCGCGGCACGGAGCTCGGCCCCGCCTGCGGCCGCTGTGCCAGAGGCCTCGCCGAGCCGATGGGGCTGGGGACCACGGGCAGCCCCCACCGCCCGGGCCCCTGCAGCGGGCGCTCCCCGGGCGCGGCCGAGGGAACGACGGCAGCGCCGCGGAAAGAGCGGAAGGAGCTGTCGCTGACCGAGAAGGTGCGCgtgctggagatgctggaggGCCCCAAGGTGTCACAGAGCGAGCTGGCCAAGCGCTTCGGCGTGTCGCAGCCCCAGATCTGCCGCATCATCAAGAACAAGGAGCGCATCCTGAGCGAGTGGCACCGCAACGGCGACCCCGAGCGCAAGCGCAAGCGGGACGGGAAGGACGCGGCGCTGGAGGCCGCGCTGCTGCGCTGGGTGGAGGGTGCCCACGCTGCTGACCTGCCCGTGGGCCGCccgctgctgcagctcagggccagGCACCCGGCCCGGCCCGAGCCCGAGCCCAGCGGCGGCTGGCTGGCTCGCCTGGGCGCTCGCCACGGCCTCGCCAGCAAGAAGCCTCCGGCGGAGAAAGGGGACGCGGAGCAGCCCACGGCGGAGCACTGGGCCGGCGTGGTGCTGCCCAGGCTCCTCCGCAGCTACGCGCCCGCCGAGATCTTCGCCTGCGGGGAGACCGCGGTGCCGCTCCCGGCCGGCGGCCCCGGCGAGCGGCTGACGCTGCTGCTGTGCGCCAACGCCAGCGGCTCGGAGAAGGTGCCGCTGCGGGCGGTGGGGGACAGCCCCCGGCCGCGCTGCCTGCGAGGCGTCAACCTGGAGCAGATGCCGTGGAGCTACCGCGCCGGCAGCCTGGCCGGCCTGACCGCCCCGCTCTTCGCCGAGTGGCTGCGGGAGTTCAACGAGGCGATGCGGCGGCGGGGCAAGAGcgtcctgctgctgctggccaagcacGAGGCGCACCCCTACCTCCAGCTGTCCAACGTCAGGATGGTCTTCGTCCCTCTGGCCGCCGCCCTGGCCCAGCCGCTGGACCGCGGCATCGCCGGCGACCTCAAGGGCCACTACCGGCGGCGGCTGCTGCGGTGGCTGCCGGCGGAGCGCGGCGCAGGGCAGCCCAGCCTGCTGGATGTGCTGCACATGTTGGCGCAAGCCTGGGGCGATGTCCACCCGGGCCTCATCGCCGGCTGCTTCCGCGCCGCCGGCTTCGCCCCCGACGCCAGCGCCGAGGCCGTGTCCCTCACCTCGGCGCCCGGCCCGCACAGCcgggagcagctggggcacGACGGGGACGCGGCCGAGGCGGACGGGGACGAGGGGATGGCGGAGGGCGAGGACGCGGGCGAGCTGGCGGCCGTGCCGCCCTGCCCCTCGGAGCGGGAGGTGTGGAGGAGCCTGGCCACGCTGCGGCGGTACCTGGAGTGCCAGGCCACCTCGCCGGATCTCTTCCAGGCTTTCTACGAGCTGGAGGACGCCGTGCACATGGTGTCAGCCGGCGCGGGGAGAGCCTTCCTCGGGGACACCCCGGCCAAGCAGTGA